Proteins from a genomic interval of Bacteroidota bacterium:
- a CDS encoding amino acid permease, whose amino-acid sequence MADKKIGFWPSTALVVGNMIGSGIFLLPASLALYGGISLLGWLVAAGGAMLLAVVFGNLGRYAPDATGGPYAYTKISLGEFPAFLVAWGYWISIWSTNAAITVALVGYLAVFFPVLSINPMAAILTGLCFIWLITWVNTKSLQTVGVVQLTTTVLKVVPIFLIGLLGLFYLKGAGTFPVFNLSGESNISALTATVTLTFFAFLGVESATIPSANIKDAARTVKKATVVGTVVAIVAYVLSSAVIMALIPAETLANSSAPFADAAAVMWGESARKLVALGAVISTLGALNGWILIQGQIPMAAATDKLFPKVFGKQNKSGAPAVGIVLSSILVSVLMMTNYHKSLVEAFTFMMLLSTLSVLTPYLFSIASYGLMVFEKEEEGKKGKLIVALLAFCFSMWIVIGCGHEVVFLGFILLMMGIPFYVWLRRT is encoded by the coding sequence CTTGGTTGGCTTGTGGCCGCAGGCGGGGCCATGTTGCTCGCCGTGGTTTTTGGCAACCTGGGTCGATACGCGCCTGATGCAACCGGGGGGCCGTATGCTTACACAAAAATTAGCCTCGGCGAATTTCCAGCCTTTCTTGTAGCCTGGGGGTATTGGATTTCTATCTGGTCTACCAATGCAGCCATTACGGTAGCGTTGGTCGGATACCTGGCCGTTTTCTTTCCCGTGCTGTCAATCAATCCGATGGCGGCAATCCTGACCGGGTTGTGTTTTATCTGGTTGATTACCTGGGTGAACACGAAGTCCCTGCAAACCGTTGGCGTGGTGCAACTGACTACCACCGTGCTCAAGGTTGTCCCCATCTTTCTGATTGGCCTGTTGGGGCTTTTCTACTTGAAAGGCGCCGGCACATTTCCAGTGTTTAACCTCTCCGGCGAGTCAAATATTTCTGCGCTTACCGCGACAGTCACCCTTACCTTTTTTGCTTTTCTGGGGGTTGAAAGCGCCACAATTCCAAGCGCTAATATTAAAGATGCGGCGCGCACTGTTAAAAAAGCGACGGTTGTGGGTACCGTAGTTGCCATCGTTGCCTATGTGCTGAGTTCAGCCGTGATCATGGCGCTGATTCCGGCTGAAACACTTGCTAATTCCAGCGCGCCTTTTGCTGATGCAGCAGCGGTAATGTGGGGAGAATCAGCGCGAAAACTCGTTGCGTTAGGTGCAGTTATTTCCACGCTGGGCGCGCTAAATGGCTGGATCCTGATTCAAGGCCAAATCCCAATGGCAGCAGCAACTGACAAGTTATTCCCCAAAGTTTTTGGCAAACAAAACAAGTCAGGGGCGCCGGCTGTCGGGATTGTGTTATCCAGCATACTGGTTTCTGTGTTGATGATGACCAACTACCACAAAAGCCTGGTCGAAGCATTTACATTTATGATGCTGCTCTCAACACTTTCTGTACTCACACCATACTTGTTCTCTATTGCCAGTTACGGACTCATGGTGTTTGAAAAAGAGGAGGAAGGTAAAAAAGGCAAACTTATCGTAGCGTTACTGGCGTTCTGTTTTTCAATGTGGATTGTCATCGGATGCGGCCACGAAGTGGTATTTTTGGGCTTCATCCTGCTGATGATGGGCATCCCTTTTTATGTCTGGCTGAGACGGACATGA